Proteins encoded by one window of Dermochelys coriacea isolate rDerCor1 chromosome 13, rDerCor1.pri.v4, whole genome shotgun sequence:
- the SERINC3 gene encoding serine incorporator 3 isoform X1, giving the protein MSAGPRGGCPVLAQAASLRGREEEVGRGNGARSSCGVTMGAVLGVCSLASWIPCLCSGASCLLCRCCPNSKNSTVTRFIYAFLLLLSTLVACIMLAPGMEEQLKKVPGFCDEGLHTRLPHMNGFVNCDVLVGYRAVYRISFAMAVFFFIFSLLMIQVKTSNDPRASVHNGFWFFKIAAIVGIMVGAFYIPEGPFTRAWFIIGTLGAFCFILIQLVLLVDFAHSWNESWVERMEEGNSRCWYVALFSCTSLTYILSIISVVLFYVFYTKPDGCTENKFFISFNMILCIVVSIISILPKVQEHQPHSGLLQSSVISLYTMYLTWSAMSNEPDRSCNPSLLNIITQITAPTITPANATVIPATQAPPKSLQWWDAQSIVGLGIFVLCLLYSSIRSSSNSQVNKLTLSGSDSAILDDAVGMNGGSVEDEEVCRVMDNEKGAVQYSYAFFHFMLLLASLYIMMTLTNWYSPDADFKTMTSKWPAVWVKISSSWVCLLLYVWTLVAPLVLTNRDFT; this is encoded by the exons ATGAGCGCTGGGCCGCGGGGCGGGTGCCCCGTGCTGGCGCAAGCGGCGTCGCTTCGGGGGCGGGAAGAAGAAGTCGGAAGAGGCAACGGCGCTCGAAGCAGCTGCGGCGTTACCATGGGGGCCGTGCTGGGGGTCTGTTCGCTGGCCAGCTGG ATTCCATGTCTGTGCAGCGGTGCCTCATGTTTGCTGTGCCGATGTTGTCCAAACAGCAAGAATTCCACAGTGACACGTTTTATCTATGCCTTCCTCCTTCTTCTCAGTACGCTTGTTGCTTGTATCATGCTTGCACCAGGAATGGAAGAGCAGCTGAAgaag GTGCCTGGATTTTGTGATGAGGGGCTTCATACCAGGCTACCACACATGAATGGCTTTGTCAACTGCGATGTGCTGGTTGGATACAGGGCAGTCTATCGAATCAGTTTTGCCATGGCAGTGTtcttcttcattttctctcttcttatGATACAAGTGAAAACGAGTAATGATCCTAGAGCCTCAGTGCACAATGG gttctGGTTCTTCAAAATAGCTGCCATAGTTGGTATCATGGTTGGAGCCTTTTACATTCCTGAAGGGCCTTTCACAAGAG CATGGTTTATTATTGGCACTCTTGGAGCCTTTTGCTTTATCCTCATCCAGCTGGTGCTGCTTGTGGACTTTGCTCATTCGTGGAATGAGTCCTGGGTTGAACGAATGGAGGAAGGAAACTCTAGGTGTTGGTATGTGG CTTTATTTTCTTGTACAAGCTTGACCTACATCTTGTCAATAATTTCTGTTGTGCTCTTCTATGTATTCTACACTAAACCTGATGGTTGTACCGAGAACAAGTTCTTCATCAGCTTTAATATGATCTTGTGCATTGTTGTTTCCATCATTTCTATCCTTCCAAAAGTTCAG GAACATCAGCCTCACTCTGGCCTCCTCCAGTCCTCTGTTATTAGTCTCTACACAATGTATCTCACTTGGTCAGCTATGTCTAATGAGCCTG ATAGAAGCTGCAACCCAAGTTTGTTGAACATCATCACACAGATAACTGCGCCCACAATAACTCCAGCTAATGCAACTGTCATACCTGCTACTCAGGCTCCACCAAAGTCCTTGCAGTGGTGGGATGCACAGAGTATTGTTGGACTTGGTATCTTTGTTCTTTGTCTCCTGTATTCTAG CATCCGCTCTTCCAGTAATAGCCAGGTGAACAAGCTGACTTTGTCTGGGAGTGACAGTGCCATACTGGATGACGCTGTGGGAATGAATGGTGGATCTGTGGAAGACGAAGAAGTTTGTCGGGTCATGGACAATGAGAAAGGGGCAGTTCAGTACAgctatgctttctttcacttcATGTTGCTCCTTGCCTCTCTCTACATCATGATGACACTCACTAACTGGTACAG CCCTGATGCAGACTTCAAAACTATGACGAGCAAGTGGCCAGCTGTGTGGGTGAAGATCTCCTCAAGTTGGGTCTGTCTCCTTCTCTATGTCTGGACCCTAGTGGCTCCTCTTGTCCTTACCAATCGGGACTTCACTTAA
- the SERINC3 gene encoding serine incorporator 3 isoform X2 yields the protein MLAPGMEEQLKKVPGFCDEGLHTRLPHMNGFVNCDVLVGYRAVYRISFAMAVFFFIFSLLMIQVKTSNDPRASVHNGFWFFKIAAIVGIMVGAFYIPEGPFTRAWFIIGTLGAFCFILIQLVLLVDFAHSWNESWVERMEEGNSRCWYVALFSCTSLTYILSIISVVLFYVFYTKPDGCTENKFFISFNMILCIVVSIISILPKVQEHQPHSGLLQSSVISLYTMYLTWSAMSNEPDRSCNPSLLNIITQITAPTITPANATVIPATQAPPKSLQWWDAQSIVGLGIFVLCLLYSSIRSSSNSQVNKLTLSGSDSAILDDAVGMNGGSVEDEEVCRVMDNEKGAVQYSYAFFHFMLLLASLYIMMTLTNWYSPDADFKTMTSKWPAVWVKISSSWVCLLLYVWTLVAPLVLTNRDFT from the exons ATGCTTGCACCAGGAATGGAAGAGCAGCTGAAgaag GTGCCTGGATTTTGTGATGAGGGGCTTCATACCAGGCTACCACACATGAATGGCTTTGTCAACTGCGATGTGCTGGTTGGATACAGGGCAGTCTATCGAATCAGTTTTGCCATGGCAGTGTtcttcttcattttctctcttcttatGATACAAGTGAAAACGAGTAATGATCCTAGAGCCTCAGTGCACAATGG gttctGGTTCTTCAAAATAGCTGCCATAGTTGGTATCATGGTTGGAGCCTTTTACATTCCTGAAGGGCCTTTCACAAGAG CATGGTTTATTATTGGCACTCTTGGAGCCTTTTGCTTTATCCTCATCCAGCTGGTGCTGCTTGTGGACTTTGCTCATTCGTGGAATGAGTCCTGGGTTGAACGAATGGAGGAAGGAAACTCTAGGTGTTGGTATGTGG CTTTATTTTCTTGTACAAGCTTGACCTACATCTTGTCAATAATTTCTGTTGTGCTCTTCTATGTATTCTACACTAAACCTGATGGTTGTACCGAGAACAAGTTCTTCATCAGCTTTAATATGATCTTGTGCATTGTTGTTTCCATCATTTCTATCCTTCCAAAAGTTCAG GAACATCAGCCTCACTCTGGCCTCCTCCAGTCCTCTGTTATTAGTCTCTACACAATGTATCTCACTTGGTCAGCTATGTCTAATGAGCCTG ATAGAAGCTGCAACCCAAGTTTGTTGAACATCATCACACAGATAACTGCGCCCACAATAACTCCAGCTAATGCAACTGTCATACCTGCTACTCAGGCTCCACCAAAGTCCTTGCAGTGGTGGGATGCACAGAGTATTGTTGGACTTGGTATCTTTGTTCTTTGTCTCCTGTATTCTAG CATCCGCTCTTCCAGTAATAGCCAGGTGAACAAGCTGACTTTGTCTGGGAGTGACAGTGCCATACTGGATGACGCTGTGGGAATGAATGGTGGATCTGTGGAAGACGAAGAAGTTTGTCGGGTCATGGACAATGAGAAAGGGGCAGTTCAGTACAgctatgctttctttcacttcATGTTGCTCCTTGCCTCTCTCTACATCATGATGACACTCACTAACTGGTACAG CCCTGATGCAGACTTCAAAACTATGACGAGCAAGTGGCCAGCTGTGTGGGTGAAGATCTCCTCAAGTTGGGTCTGTCTCCTTCTCTATGTCTGGACCCTAGTGGCTCCTCTTGTCCTTACCAATCGGGACTTCACTTAA